A genomic region of Pyrus communis chromosome 14, drPyrComm1.1, whole genome shotgun sequence contains the following coding sequences:
- the LOC137714574 gene encoding receptor-like protein 2, which translates to MLKPSNTMAHGFLLTILLFTSIISPNIHACNQNERSALLSFNLTLSSPPLNWTSINCCTWEGITCNQEGRVTHLLLPSKGLHGVIFTSSSSLGNLTHLTHLNFSHNSLHGSLENKLFESLDSLEILDLSYNLLFGVLPLSLTSRNIRTLDLSSNRFHGPIPSSFFMHAWNLTSFNVSNNAFSSYIPSSICLHSNPLIRVLDFSSNQFNGNILRGFGRCSELQIFRAGHNNLSGLLPEDIYNATKLEEIAVPLNSLYGGISERIVNLNNLVILDLSFNQLSGILPLRLGKLSRLKIIKLDFNDLQGSLPQSLMNCSSLVELRLAKNNLEGDITKLNFSKLVQLTKLDLYRNNFTGKLPTSLYSCRSLKAIRLSSNNLEGQIQPEILSLNSLSFLSLGSLRLENVTGAMKILMHCKSLQILLLTHSFNGEGMPSDDDMVSFDGFRNLRFLSLMNCDLTGRIPVWLAKLKSLQILALDDNKITGTIPSWLGTDLPRLFYIGLSKNLISGEFPKELCRLPALVHELIAAQADQYYIELPLYITNSREVLITYGIRRILYGFPSFIDLSSNNITGNIPSEIGQLQLLQELHLDNNNFSGNIPDQMSNLMKLQALSLSKNHLSGKIPSSLASLNFLKSFDVSYNNLEGSIPTSTQLQSFEASAFEGNPKLCGAPLPNKCRTDAHGKNNRDDEDDGHQLPWFYIWAVFGFIFGFWGVCGSLIVKKTWRYAYFQFTDNVQDRLYAMLAVRMNRMKRWLN; encoded by the coding sequence CAAGCCTTCAAACACAATGGCTCATGGCTTCCTTCTCACAATCCTCTTATTCACGTCCATTATATCTCCAAATATCCACGCATGCAACCAAAATGAACGTAGCGCTCTCTTGTCCTTCAACCTCACTCTATCCTCTCCTCCTTTAAATTGGACTTCCATTAACTGTTGTACTTGGGAAGGCATCACTTGTAATCAGGAAGGTCGGGTCACCCATTTGCTCTTACCCTCGAAGGGGCTACACGGAGTTATTTTTACCTCGTCATCCTCACTTGGAAACCTCACTCATCTCACCCACTTGAATTTCTCCCATAATTCACTTCACGGTTCACTTGAAAATAAACTCTTTGAGTCCTTGGATTCTCTTGAGATTCTTGATTTGAGCTATAACCTTCTTTTTGGAGTGCTACCTTTGTCTCTAACATCTAGAAACATCCGGACACTTGATTTGTCAAGCAATCGCTTCCATGGTCCAATTCCGTCTTCGTTCTTCATGCATGCTTGGAATTTGACAAGTTTCAACGTCAGCAACAATGCCTTCTCCAGCTACATCCCATCCTCTATATGTCTCCATTCTAACCCCTTGATTAGAGTGTTGGATTTTTCCTCAAACCAATTTAATGGCAACATTTTACGTGGTTTTGGGAGGTGTTCCGAGCTGCAGATCTTCCGTGCTGGTCACAATAATCTCTCAGGGCTACTTCCAGAAGATATCTATAATGCTACCAAACTCGAAGAAATTGCAGTACCTCTGAATTCACTATATGGAGGCATTAGTGAGAGAATTGTCAACCTCAACAACCTCGTAATCCTTGATCTCTCCTTCAATCAACTGAGCGGAATACTCCCTCTCCGTTTGGGGAAGCTCTCCAGGTTAAAAATCATAAAGCTCGATTTCAACGACCTACAAGGTTCGTTGCCCCAATCTTTGATGAATTGCAGCAGCCTTGTAGAACTACGTTTGGCAAAAAATAACTTGGAAGGAGACATTACCAAGCTTAATTTCTCCAAACTTGTTCAACTTACTAAACTTGACCTGTATAGGAACAACTTCACTGGTAAGTTGCCAACAAGCCTTTACTCATGTAGATCCCTGAAAGCAATTCGATTAAGTTCGAACAATCTAGAGGGACAAATACAACCTGAGATTCTTTCGCTAAACTCTCTGTCCTTCCTCTCTCTTGGTAGCCTCCGATTGGAAAATGTCACAGGAGCAATGAAGATATTGATGCATTGCAAAAGTCTTCAAATACTCCTCCTTACGCATTCCTTTAATGGTGAAGGAATGCCATCTGACGATGACATGGTTAGTTTTGATGGATTTCGAAATCTTCGATTTTTGAGCTTGATGAATTGTGATCTCACAGGTCGAATACCTGTATGGTTAGCAAAGCTAAAGAGCCTACAGATCTTGGCTCTGGATGACAACAAAATCACAGGGACAATTCCTAGCTGGTTGGGGACTGATCTACCAAGACTTTTTTATATAGGCTTGTCAAAGAACCTTATTTCAGGTGAATTTCCGAAAGAACTTTGTAGACTACCGGCGTTGGTACATGAACTTATTGCAGCTCAAGCAGACCAATATTATATCGAATTGCCACTCTACATTACGAACTCGAGAGAGGTACTAATCACCTATGGAATACGCCGCATATTGTATGGCTTTCCTTCATTTATAGATCTTTCTTCCAACAACATTACCGGTAATATACCGTCTGAGATCGGCCAACTGCAGCTTCTCCAAGAGTTGCATCTAGACAACAACAACTTCTCCGGCAACATTCCTGACCAAATGTCTAACCTTATGAAGTTACAAGCTTTGAGTCTCTCCAAGAATCACTTGTCTGGAAAAATTCCATCATCTCTGGCGAGCCTTAATTTCTTGAAGAGCTTTGATGTCTCGTACAATAATCTCGAAGGTTCAATCCCAACAAGTACTCAGCTCCAAAGCTTTGAAGCTTCTGCATTTGAGGGGAATCCAAAACTTTGCGGTGCCCCACTTCCAAACAAGTGTCGCACTGATGCGCATGGTAAGAATAACCGCGATGATGAGGACGATGGGCATCAACTACCGTGGTTCTATATTTGGGCTGTGTTCGGGTTTATTTTTGGATTCTGGGGAGTATGTGGTTCTTTGATCGTAAAGAAGACATGGAGGTATGCGTACTTTCAGTTCACAGACAATGTACAGGATAGGCTCTATGCCATGTTAGCAGTGCGCATGAACAGGATGAAACGATGGCTTAACTAA
- the LOC137715483 gene encoding multiple organellar RNA editing factor 8, chloroplastic/mitochondrial-like encodes MKIYSVSTRCYYAFGALVSEEVSLKIKELPGVRWVLPDSYLDVKNKDYGGEPFINGQAVPYDPKYHEEWIRNNSRANERNRRNDRPRNFDRSRNFERRRENMQNRDFQNTGPSPMPNQAGPNSGPGPANMGPPPPNRGPMSPNMGPPPPNSAPMSPNMGPPPPNRAPMPPPNMGQPNNYNNPQPSNNWNSGPPNSYNQAPPNSYNQMPPNNYNQMPPNNPGGVPPNNMAPPSNAGWNDPGQYQNNYTPDRDAGVNPGPNRY; translated from the exons atgAAGATCTACTCAGTTTCAACTAGGTGCTATTATGCGTTTGGGGCGCTTGTATCTGAAGAGGTTTCACTCAAAATCAAAG AGTTGCCTGGAGTCCGTTGGGTACTTCCCGATTCCTACTTGGATGTTAAGAACAAAGATTATGGAG GTGAACCTTTTATTAATGGCCAAGCAGTGCCATATGATCCCAAGTACCATGAGGAATGGATAAGAAACAATAGTCGAGCAAATGAGAGAAACAGGCGTAATGACAGACCTCGTAACTTCGACAGATCAAGGAACTTTGAAAGGAGAAGGGAAAATATGCAGAATCGTGATTTTCAGAATACGGGTCCATCTCCTATGCCTAATCAAGCTGGGCCAAATTCGGGACCTGGACCTGCCAACATGGGTCCTCCACCCCCCAACAGGGGTCCAATGTCTCCCAACATGGGTCCTCCACCCCCCAACAGTGCTCCAATGTCTCCCAACATGGGTCCTCCACCCCCTAACAGGGCTCCAATGCCACCTCCCAACATGGGTCAACCAAACAACTACAATAATCCCCAGCCAAGCAACAACTGGAATTCTGGGCCACCAAACAGCTATAATCAGGCGCCTCCCAACAGCTACAATCAGATGCCGCCCAACAACTACAACCAGATGCCTCCCAATAACCCGGGAGGGGTGCCACCAAACAATATGGCTCCGCCTTCTAATGCAGGATGGAATGATCCTGGACAATACCAGAATAACTACACGCCAGACAGGGATGCTGGAGTCAATCCTGGTCCAAACCGTTACTAA
- the LOC137714575 gene encoding receptor-like protein 3 encodes MAHGFLLMILLFTSIISPNIHACNQNDHSSLLSFNLTLYSPPLNWNSVNCCSWEGITCNPEGRVINLLLPSERLDGVIFTSSSSLANLTHLTHLNLSSNSLHGSLKNKLFESLNSLKILDLSYNLLSGELPLSLTSGNIRTLDLSSNHFHGPIPSSFFMHAWNLTSFNVNNNSFSRYIPSSICLHSNPLIKVLDFSSNQFSGNIYLGFGRCSELQIFHAGHNNLSGLLPEDIYNAIKLEEVAIPLNSLYGGISDKIVNLTNLAILDLSFNQLCAVLPLRLGKLSRLKIVMLNFNDLQGPLPQSLMNCTNLVELRLGQNNLEGNIAKLNFSKRVELTKLDLDMENVTGAMKMLMHCKSLRALILSYSFKGEGMPSDDDMVNFQKNFCRVPALVHEPVAAQADHYELELPLYTVAHSLPRRLSNFHPMIDLSINNITGNIPPEIGQLQLLQVLRLDENNFSGNIPDQMSNLKNLEYLDLSTNHLSGKIPSSLASLNFLKGIDISYNNLEGPIPTSTQLQSFEASAFEGNPKLCGAPLPNEFRMDAHGRNNRDDEDDGHRLPWFYISAVFGFIFGFWGVFGSLIVKKTWRYAYFQFTNNVQDRLHVMLAVRMNRMKRWLS; translated from the exons ATGGCTCATGGCTTCCTTCTCATGATCCTCTTATTCACGTCCATTATATCTCCTAATATCcatgcatgcaaccaaaatgATCATAGCTCTCTCTTGTCCTTCAACCTCACTCTATACTCTCCTCCTTTAAATTGGAATTCTGTTAATTGCTGTAGTTGGGAAGGCATCACGTGTAATCCGGAAGGTCGGGTCATCAATTTGCTCTTACCCTCGGAACGGCTCGACGGAGTTATTTTTACCTCGTCATCCTCACTTGCAAACCTCACGCATCTCACCCACTTGAATCTCTCCAGCAATTCACTTCACGGTTCACTCAAAAATAAACTCTTTGAGTCCTTGAATTCTCTTAAGATTCTTGATTTGAGCTATAACCTTCTTTCTGGAGAGCTACCTTTGTCTCTAACATCCGGCAACATCCGGACACTCGATTTGTCAAGCAATCACTTCCATGGTCCAATTCCATCTTCGTTCTTCATGCATGCTTGGAATTTGACAAGTTTCAACGTCAACAACAATTCCTTCTCCAGGTACATCCCATCCTCTATATGTCTCCATTCTAACCCCTTGATTAAAGTGTTGGATTTTTCCTCAAACCAATTCAGTGGCAACATTTACCTCGGTTTTGGGAGGTGTTCCGAGTTGCAGATTTTTCATGCTGGTCACAATAATCTCTCAGGGCTACTTCCAGAAGATATCTATAATGCTATCAAACTCGAAGAAGTTGCAATACCTCTAAATTCACTATATGGAGGCATTAGTGATAAAATTGTCAACCTCACCAACCTCGCAATCCTTGACCTCTCCTTCAATCAACTATGCGCAGTGCTCCCTCTCCGTTTGGGGAAGCTCTCCAGGTTAAAAATCGTAATGCTCAATTTCAACGACCTGCAAGGCCCGTTGCCCCAATCTTTGATGAATTGCACCAACCTTGTAGAACTACGTTTGGGACAAAATAACTTGGAAGGAAACATTGCGAAGCTTAATTTCTCTAAACGTGTTGAGCTTACCAAACTTGACCT TGACATGGAAAATGTCACTGGAGCAATGAAGATGTTGATGCATTGCAAAAGTCTTCGAGCACTAATCCTTTCATATTCCTTTAAAGGTGAAGGAATGCCATCTGACGATGACATG GTGAATTTCCAAAAGAACTTTTGTAGAGTACCGGCGTTGGTACATGAACCTGTTGCAGCTCAAGCAGACCATTATGAACTCGAATTGCCTCTTTACACGGTCGCACACAGCTTACCCCGCAGATTGTCTAACTTTCATCCAATGATAGATCTCTCTATCAACAACATTACCGGTAATATACCGCCTGAGATTGGCCAACTGCAGCTTCTCCAAGTGTTGCGTCTAGACGAGAACAACTTCTCCGGCAACATTCCAGATCAAATGTCTAACCTTAAGAACTTAGAATATTTGGATCTCTCCACGAATCACTTGTCCGGAAAAATCCCATCGTCTCTGGCGAGCCTTAATTTCTTAAAGGGAATTGATATCTCGTACAATAATCTCGAAGGTCCAATCCCAACAAGCACTCAGCTCCAAAGCTTTGAAGCTTCTGCATTTGAGGGGAATCCAAAACTTTGCGGTGCACCGCTTCCAAATGAGTTTCGTATGGATGCGCATGGTAGGAATAACCGCGATGATGAGGACGATGGGCATCGACTACCATGGTTCTATATTTCAGCTGTGTTCGGGTTTATTTTCGGATTCTGGGGAGTATTTGGTTCTTTGATCGTAAAGAAGACATGGAGATATGCGTACTTTCAGTTCACAAACAATGTACAGGATAGGCTCCATGTCATGTTAGCAGTGCGCATGAATAGGATGAAACGATGGCTTAGCTAA
- the LOC137714576 gene encoding secreted RxLR effector protein 161-like — MKDLGEAQFVLGIERIRDRNIRVLGLSQKKYIDRVIRRYNMKKCSSGDLPIGKGDKMSTEQSSKNELEKESMKDKPYASLVGSLMYAQVCIRPDLAFAVSVLGRFQSNSGTAHWIAAKKVLRYLKRTMDYMLTYSYVDNLQLVAYIDSDLAGCVDDRKSTNSYIFLLAGGAVSWKSAKQSTIASSTMEAEFIGCYAATKQAIWLRNMVKELRVIDNIEKPLRIYCDNKASVFFSKNNKRSLACRLMVMDIKYLKV; from the coding sequence ATGAAAGATTTGGGTGAAGCTCAGTTTGTGCTCGGCATTGAAAGAATACGAGATCGTAACATAAGAGTCCTTGGTCTTTCTCAAAAAAAATACATTGACAGAGTCATCAGAAGATATAACATGAAAAAGTGCTCCAGTGGAGACTTGCCTATTGGAAAAGGGGATAAAATGAGTACTGAACAAAGTTCCAAAAATGAGTTGGAGAAGGAAAGCATGAAGGACAAGCCCTATGCATCTTTAGTTGGCAGTTTAATGTATGCTCAAGTGTGCATTAGGCCTGACTTGGCATTTGCAGTGAGTGTGTTAGGAAGATTTCAATCAAATTCTGGTACAGCTCATTGGATTGCAGCCAAGAAAGTTCTCAGGTATTTGAAGAGGACAATGGACTACATGTTGACTTATAGCTATGTTGATAACCTGCAGTTAGTGGCATACATAGATTCGGATTTGGCTGGATGTGTGGATGACAGAAAATCAACCAACAGTTATATTTTCTTACTCGCAGGCGGAGCTGTCTCGTGGAAGAGTGCAAAACAAAGCACTATTGCATCTTCCACTATGGAAGCTGAATTTATCGGATGTTATGCAGCAACTAAACAAGCTATTTGGTTGAGAAATATGGTGAAGGAACTAAGGGTCATTGATAATATTGAGAAACCACTAAGGATATACTGCGACAACAAGGCATCAGTATTCTTTtcgaaaaacaacaaaagatcGTTAGCTTGTAGACTGATGGTGATGGACATAAAGTATCTAAAAGTTTAA
- the LOC137714577 gene encoding uncharacterized protein, whose translation MDLDLALREDQPAAITDASIADQRVKFERRERANRMLMMIMKKAMAQSVKGGIPKHTNAKAFLAAIGEKFKESEKAEAGTFLTQLTSMNFDGVGSVREHIVKMADLAQKLKDLEVAVTDQCIWH comes from the coding sequence ATGGACCTGGATTTGGCTTTGAGAGAAGATCAGCCTGCAGCAATCACTGATGCAAGCATTGCAGATCAAAGAGTCAAGTTTGAAAGACGGGAAAGAGCAAATAGGATGTTAATGATGATAATGAAAAAGGCCATGGCTCAGTCAGTGAAAGGAGGAATCCCAAAGCATACCAATGCTAAGGCTTTTCTTGCTGCTATTGGGGAAAAATTCAAAGAATCAGAAAAGGCTGAGGCTGGCACCTTTCTTACTCAACTCACTTCCATGAATTTCGATGGAGTTGGGAGTGTGCGTGAGCACATTGTCAAAATGGCAGACCTTGCTCAAAAACTCAAAGACCTTGAAGTGGCTGTAACTGATCAGTGCATATGGCACTGA